TCTGATTTTGGGCTTCCTGGAAAGCTAAGACACTACTCTTGAAGCCCATGCTTGAATCTGGGGAAGACCGCTTCATGGTTGGGTTGAAATCCTCTTCTAAAGGCTGATACTCGCAACTGAACGGGCTGGGAAACCTCCAACTTATAAAATTCATAACTTCTTCCTCCGTGAAGATTTTCTGTAATTCCAAGCTCCAGTGATGAATGGTTGAGCTGGCCTTCTGTGAAAATTTGTTTCATGCCATAATTCCTTATGGTTGTTAAGATGCACTTCTTTGAATGACCCTTGGTCGTGGGTAGCTCTATTGAGGCAGTTGTGGCAGTTGTTGCTTATCTGGCTGAGCTTTAGTTCAGGTACGGTTTCTGTGCCTGTAACATTCCCTCCCCCTTGAAAAGGTTTCGACCTCGAAACTGTATAACCTGCACCAAGATAGAGCAAGTCAGCTTTCATCCTCTTTTGGGAGTCTAAGGTCATACCTTGGTTGGATTTTGATTTAGTGATGCATGGTGCATCTGGTGGTTCTTCTTTGAACAGATAGGATAGGATAATCCCTCTGGTCCGGCCTGGTGTGAACTTAGCCTTGGAAATATCTCCAGAATTTTCAACGTTTGTTCCTGTCATAAACTCAACTTCTTTGGCAAAAGACAAGTGTGTTATGGCAGTCATGGGATATTCAACATATAAATCGGTTTGATGAGTTCCAATTTCAGTAGATAAAAATTTTTCTTGCTTTTGTCTAAGTGGGATCTAAGACAAGGATTATGTTCTACATAATTTTCTAAGCATCCTAGTCTTTCTTCAAACTTATCAGGGCATAATAAATCAGTATGCATAATATCCAAATAATTGATTATCGAACAAAGGATAGTTGCACTTACCTGATTTGGAAACTTGATTGGTGCATCCAATGTCACGGCCTGTCTGTTTGGTGACTGGTCTGGGGGTTCTTCCTGAAGTAAGATGCTACTGGTCGTAGTGCCATCTTTTCCAGAGAAGTGTTTAAGCAAAGATGGCTCCTTTGGTGGTGCCTTGTCATCTCTCTTTAAAATCACCTTCTTTTGCTTCATAGGTCCTTTGCTAAATGATGTACCTGTGTCACACCTTTTGGGACTAGACAAGCATATCATGTTAGCATTGGAATAATCATAAACTGAGCACACTAATTTATTTAAATTATTTTGTACCTCCTCATGTGCTTGGACCGAAAAATCTACTAGTTTCAATGGATTTCTAGTGGCTGGTTTAAGTCCTTCTTGTGGGTCTGGTTCAGGGATGATTTCTTCTTGTTTTAACCTTGAAACCACGTCCTCCTGGTCCTTATTTAGACCTGCATAATCAGCCTTTGGGCAAGACAAGTGCATTATACCAGAAGTAGGAAATTTACATACTAAGTGAGATATAACTTCACTAGTTGAATCCAAGTTAACTTCTAGTGAATTAGAAGTCACTACTAGCCTAGTTGGACAGGTTACAGCAAAGTGGCCTTTCTCATGACACCTATAGCAAATGAATTCTACTGGTTTTGAAGATTTAGAAGACTTACTTGGTTTCTTCTTCTCATGGAACTTAGGCAATGGCTTTGTACTTATCTCTCGAGTTTTGGCTTGTGGAGTTGGAACTCCTTGCACGCCACTTACCCTTGCTGCTGTTGTATGCTCGGTTGCTCCCTTGATGATGAGTGTAGACTCCTGGTGTAGCTTTAGGTCGTGAGCATTTTTGAGCTTAGCCTTTCGATTTGGCCTTTTTGCCAATATCAGCCGCCTTGGTTCAAGATTAGTATAGACCCGTATCTGATTCAACAGCTCATCTCCAGCTCCTTTCACATATTCTTCATACAAGAGTTCTTTCATTTCTTGCCAAGTAGCTTCTGGTTCATCGTAGGCAAGTCGCCAATAAGCATCTTGTTCCCACTTTCTAAAGGCATCTTCAGTGAGAGCATCTTCGGCAATGGTTGTCTTATCCTCTTCATGGACTTGATTAGAATCAAACCAATGTTCCATATCGTTCTCCCAGCACAAGTATGGTTCTGGTCCTTGATGATGGCCTGCAAAGATGACGTAACCAGGTTGATCATCATTTCTTCCAGCCTCACTTAAGGCCTCTTCTTCTTCAGCAACGTCTTGTTGTGAGTCTGGCTTTCCTCCATAGTTTTTCTCAGAGTTTCCTACACTGGTTTGTGAGCCAGTTTCGTCTTGGTACTCATCCTCCTGGTCAGAGTAAGGTACTTCACACCAGGGTATGCCTTCAGCATGAGATTCGTCTCCAACTTCTTCTTTAACAGATTGGAAACTTGCTTCTCCTCCATCAACATCTTCATAGACTTCTTCCGTTTTAGGGAAATTTTCCTCATGCTCATTTGCCTCTTCTAAACTGATTTCAGAATCAGCTTCCTCTTGCCATGAGCCTTCCTGGTCAGCTTCAGGATCATCACCTTCTGTCTCTTCTCCATGGCATTCATCTCCTTTATTGAAACTGATATTTGATTCAGTTTCTCCCTCATACTCTCCTTGGTAGCTGGTATCTCCATGTGAGTAATCAGGTGGCTCTGGTTCAGGATATGCTTCAGCAGGGTCATCTCCATACTCTGACATAGAGTAGTTATCATCAGAACATGACCCATCACAGCCATCCTCTTCATCGGACCAAGCTTGGTGGGCTTCATCAAGATCGGAGCCTTGGCTTGATTCATAAGAACTCTCTTCCTCAAAGTAATCTGCCATGACGTCTCCCCTTATTGGTACCTTTCAAAAACAGAGAATAAGAGTATCAAGTCGTGGCTTAACAAAAGAAAGAAGAAGAATAAGAAACAAAAAAAAAAAGATGGAAACCTAGTATATATTTTTTTTTTTTTAAGTTTTGAAACAAATGGAAAATTAACTCCTATATATTTTTTTTTTGTTTAACTTTATCAAGCAAATCTAGAAATCTATAAAATAAAAAATGGAAATAAATATTTATTTTGGTTTTCAATTTAAAAGAAACAAAACAAGAAAAAAAAAGATTTTATGCTTGATGCAAATAAACTGAAAAAGGAAACTAGAGCTAGACAACTTAATGCAAACAAGAGACATTTTTTTTTTGAGTTTTCTAAATGAATCAAACAAGATAATGAGCTATCCTTTTCGTGCCTATCTCTGGTTTTAAAACCAAGAACAAGCAATTCAAAATCGGACAGAAAATGCAACACTATGATTTTTTTTTTTTAATTGATTTTAATTGGTGAACAAATGCAATAAGATATGATGCAAGGATAAGATATCAGCAGATTCAGGAGCTTGAGCTCTGATACCAAATATTGCAGGCTGGGATTCAGAC
The DNA window shown above is from Brassica oleracea var. oleracea cultivar TO1000 chromosome C3, BOL, whole genome shotgun sequence and carries:
- the LOC106335694 gene encoding uncharacterized protein LOC106335694, which translates into the protein MADYFEEESSYESSQGSDLDEAHQAWSDEEDGCDGSCSDDNYSMSEYGDDPAEAYPEPEPPDYSHGDTSYQGEYEGETESNISFNKGDECHGEETEGDDPEADQEGSWQEEADSEISLEEANEHEENFPKTEEVYEDVDGGEASFQSVKEEVGDESHAEGIPWCEVPYSDQEDEYQDETGSQTSVGNSEKNYGGKPDSQQDVAEEEEALSEAGRNDDQPGYVIFAGHHQGPEPYLCWENDMEHWFDSNQVHEEDKTTIAEDALTEDAFRKWEQDAYWRLAYDEPEATWQEMKELLYEEYVKGAGDELLNQIRVYTNLEPRRLILAKRPNRKAKLKNAHDLKLHQESTLIIKGATEHTTAARVSGVQGVPTPQAKTREISTKPLPKFHEKKKPSKSSKSSKPVEFICYRCHEKGHFAVTCPTRLVVTSNSLEVNLDSTSEVISHLVCKFPTSGIMHLSCPKADYAGLNKDQEDVVSRLKQEEIIPEPDPQEGLKPATRNPLKLVDFSVQAHEESQKV